Proteins encoded in a region of the Clostridia bacterium genome:
- the argR gene encoding arginine repressor produces MKTARQRKIKEIIQNQQISTQEELSQALRRAGFNVTQATVSRDIKELRLIKIARKNNLYVYGLPKEQEIIYNEDRLRLMMREFVLDVDYSENLIVIKTYPGNAHGVASLIDGSKWSGIIGTLAGDDTILLVVKPKEKVKKIMQKLKIFLK; encoded by the coding sequence TTGAAAACAGCTCGACAGCGAAAAATAAAAGAAATTATTCAGAATCAACAAATTTCCACACAAGAGGAATTGTCCCAGGCCTTGCGTAGAGCAGGATTTAATGTAACCCAAGCTACAGTATCGCGGGATATTAAAGAATTACGGTTAATAAAAATTGCTCGTAAAAATAACTTATATGTTTATGGTTTACCTAAAGAACAGGAAATTATTTATAATGAAGATCGTTTGCGTTTAATGATGCGGGAATTTGTTTTGGATGTTGATTATAGTGAAAATTTAATTGTTATAAAAACTTATCCGGGAAATGCTCATGGAGTGGCTTCTTTAATTGATGGTTCAAAATGGTCGGGAATCATTGGTACTCTTGCTGGTGATGATACTATTTTGTTAGTTGTTAAACCTAAAGAAAAAGTTAAAAAGATCATGCAAAAATTAAAGATTTTTTTAAAGTAG